The following nucleotide sequence is from Malania oleifera isolate guangnan ecotype guangnan chromosome 4, ASM2987363v1, whole genome shotgun sequence.
ctctgcatcactagcggCTTTTATACACTTGAAtagggtcggttggaccaccaaaacAGCAAAATaaacctgatgatcaccaaccaccaactctatacctgagctctccaaatcccgtatgatgtgacactgagttacaaccgcagatacagctgTAGGtcttgacttccaactcaacgcatcagctaccacattagccttcccgggtgataactgatcgtgcaattgtagtccttaatcagctCTAGCCAACGCCTCTACCTCATGtgcaactccttctacgtgaagaaatacctgaggctcttatggtcagtgaagatcttacactgcaccccatacagatagtgtcgccagatcttcagtgcatacacaatagcagccaattccagatcatgcgtagggtagttcttctcatagtCCTTCAAttaccgagaagcatacgccactaccttaccttgctacataagcacacatcccaagcctttcagagacgcttgctataaatcaaaaatccatcattccccgaaggaatggtcaacactggagcagtaaccggccagtgcttcaactcctgaaagcactgctcgcaatcactggtccactcaaactggactcccttcctggttaatcatgtcagaggtccagacagtttagggAAATCCTCTACGAACCGACAATAGTATCCCGCCAGTCCtaaaaaactccaaacctcctgcacattcttcggccttacctagtcaaccacagcttcaatcttgataggatcaactgatattccgTCCCCAGTAAGCATatagcctaagaacgcaatctgactcaaccagaattcacatttcttcagcttaacatacaacttcttctcccgcaaaatctgtaacactaacctcaaatgttccacatgctcttctgcactcctcgagtataccaaaaagtcatcaatgaataccaccacgaatcgatccaggtactcatggaaaaccctgttcatcatatccataaatacctccggagcatttgtcaacccaaacggcataactagaaactcatagtGGCAATATCTGGTTTAGAAAGccgtctttgctacatcctctgctctaaccctcacctgatgatatcctgaccgtaagtcgatcttcgaaaagacccgcgtcccctgcaactagtcaaaaagatcatctatacgaggtaaaggatagcaatttttcaccgtcaccttgttaatctcacggtaatcaatgcacatccgcatcgacccgtccttcttctttacaaacgatactggagctccccagggcgaaacattaggtcgaatgaatcccctatccagtaattcctgtaactgctccttcaactctcgaagttctgccgaagccatccggtacggagctttagagatcggtgcctcgccaggcagcaactttatcgcaaactccacctcacgatctagaggtaaaccaAGTAAATCCTCttgaaacacatctgggaactcgctgACCACCCGAATGTCCTTGAGTCTTAACTCTCCCGTGGTtgttcctttatacaagctaggtacccctgacattcgtccaagagtaacctcctcgcctgtagtgccgatagaatctgtggcgctgaatACACACATGATCCtataaactcgtactcctgcttctcaggaggtctgaaaactaccaccttcctatgacagtcgatcatggcataactggagaacaaccagtccatccccagaatgatatcaaaccccgacatgtcgtataccaaaAGATTCGCCGATAGCAGCTTTTCCTAaatttccactaggcagtctaccagcgtcttcctacagaaagatacactcccagatggtgtaataacagataacacctcattcatgtctcgagTCTCAAGCCCATactgtcccacaaaattcacagacacaaaggaatggtttgcacccaaatcaaacaaaacagaagctttattcgaaagcagtaataaggtacctatcaccacgttactAGCATGCtgagcatccgctggagtaagagagtataatctggctggagctgtattcatatgaatggttccccgaggtatctggttgctccctcggtccccactaactgcaAGCACATCTCGCCTCtgtgctcgacaatcacgagacttgtggcctggctggccacaattgtagcaactacccccaaatgaccggcactcaccctcgtgctgcctgtggcatctggtacaacgaccaccagtctggctcccttgagaatcctggcgctcagTATACTGgaggtaacccgagcccttgctcctcttcttccacgatccctgacgagatcctgtctgagaaccagaaggtactatccttttcctcgattcttgatccacctcatcctcttgaATACCAGTCTCAtttaccgtggctttatccaccaacactgagAACTCGCGGATCGGAAGCATGCACACcagtctacggatatccttcctcaaaccattctcgaacctccgagtcttctcaaactcgctcgagatcatacatggtgcaaatcgggatagctctatgtatcgagtcgcatacccctgcaccgtcaaacccCCCCCGAGTCAGcatagaaaactcatctgccttcacaTCTCATATTGAAGccggaagtatctgtcaaagaacacctccttgaatttGCTCCACGTCATCTCTTTAAAactggctctctgcttctccagcagactcatcgcagtccaccatcgacccgcctccccagacagctggaaggaggcataaaggactcgctgcctatccataTAGTGtaagacctccaagatcctctcagtcttttccacccaatcctctgccgccgtcgggtcaggtcctctagagaacgtcggaggatgcacgcgtgtgtgaacctctcaatggtgcaccccgcagcagtaggagagcgctcgcatctcctcacactctacccgatctcccgcaatacctgcctcgtcaaaccttgaggcacagaatgggactcatcactcgcagtcttcTCGGAGCCACTTCTCAGGTTATTATCCTTGAGCTCCATTCTACAACACagtaggaatctatcagtatccctacgacatatacagttaacacaatgatctacactaatcgtgttaactactcccttcCAGGTCtaagtctgtcctatcacactgacacgaaagtcatcaatgatccgccctgcttttactggaatcgtcatcccaggaaaaacacggaataccgtcgacaaatcccggtctagcaaccgaacaaccctcaaccaactctacccatatcgacatcctatactctggtatgtactcataactaagcctaaccaagtctacaagatctagtaacttggttagctctgataccaaactgtcacgccctgaaccccaaaatgggacccagaggtgagaatataacctaacctgtccctgtatcatacaaatcatcacagatacagtaaaCTGGATGAGGTttcgaccccgtagggttcccaagtaccctaaacacatccaataaaaaacatatacgcagcaaaaaaagtcattctatatcaacatatgcagtaccataccagagtcaatacaagagtagaacatggctttaacaaaacgtacaaactgtgTGCCCAGATACAACTCataatggcaacccaacaaactacagtcctagcacttatccAAGCACTAACGTAGTACACCgtccactacgctccctacaccaggacactagttccggttactcgaaggacctgtaaaaatgtacatacaataagggtgagacacctctcagtaaggacgaacacaggttatatcggtgtgtggcatttgagtgttatcatgatgcaacatacatgcagttaaatgcaatccagtactaattcacacagtgcatacactcacacgcacacacatgatcagcaacccagtgttgtcacacccttcggcccgaagccggtccaCGAAAATCCAGCATTGACCCGTAGCCATCCGTGAAGCATGgagccactggcacatggctagtcctcgactcccatggcatcgtatcggcgctaactggtggatccgcACCCTTATGCCTAATCTGCCgggataggctcacgccctcggatatagagccggacactcttgcctacgtggctgGCAATACActtgccctcgaatatagagtcggtcactctcagtacctggataATTTTGGAATCGCGATCCTATTAACAATTCCGGAACTGCGTTCCTATCAGCAgttccgcatatcacacacacatgcatgctcatataaccaaaaaaaccacactcatttggtaatctaaaccatggttttccaacaaatacagtttaaacaaagtcaaggcacggccatcccaatatcacagtataaatcacatatatattcagttttcaacaaaacccgggattcaacccgtcgccccctttttcccaaaattgcaataatgaaaaactcatagtttttcccgttagatctccccaaatgagtagccaaaatgcacataggaccgtggaccatagttccaccgagtccgatttcaaaaataaccaatataacaaaGTTTCCCCCTACCTTAACCCCAATAGCAAATCCCGaatccaaggctcctaaacagcgaaccgagttccaaaacctacaaatcacagtacaggaaatactcacaagactgatacctacaaaactactagatcagaattgaaaaccaagccttacctcgatttttcgccaagactcgaaaacctccgaaacgagatttcgatccgtagaagttgaagagaatccttccacaatccttaTGGTAACTTCCATTTCCCAATTCTATCAACGATCAGCGAGGAAATCAAGAGAGAAGGaaagagtagagagagtttagatagagagagagagagagaaagagagaaagagagagagatatttttaagaaacttaatgaagaagaaagagaaaatccttttatagccccttgacccagccagatttcgtcgacaaaatggtgccttcgttgacgaaaattcagggatttcgtcgaggaagtcggtggcctcgtcgacgaatcctgatatttaaaatttcctagacttctcggcttctcctcgtcgacgaagttctgaatttcattgacaaaaatccttctaccttcatcgacgaattatggcttcgtcgacgaagtccgcAGAATTTCATttctcacggttcgggttcttacacttataccatacataaacaacccgcccATATAAAGAAAATCGGGTGTTCCATACTGAACAGTATAAacatacacaacggaaaacatatatcttctaataaaacttaccagagtttctaactatttaccatatacatccatacataactggAACATTATCTGTTATATaaatacaatccccaaaagacagACACTGCATAAAATCTCACTAGCTCTAACAAGGACTGTCCACTATCTACCTCTGCCTAGAAACACGCTAGGCTTGATCCCTCGGAGGACCTAAAataacatttgtatgatagggtgagacaccacttagtaagacaaattatattatcatcagtgtgtggctagcatgagattttgtgtgtacatatactgctaacatttaaatgcatttaattgaaaattttaaaatatgcaGTGCTCTGTAAATCTAAAAATACATATGGCTGGCTCAATATatccctttctatagtaaatatgctcatatatgcctagaagatacaacctggtctgtAGGACTAACGTAATTACGCCATCACATGCACGTGCGACTTGTTCCCCTCATGAcagattgtgtggcccgaaggctataCTTAACAAATAGTCAACCGAATAATGCTAAGTCAAatataaagtagtacgatggtgcctactctctctctctctctctctctgtccgAAGGCTGCCTGAAGGCTAAGTCATTCGGAATACTTCATCGCATGGGGCCTTGGAATCACTCctttggggagtactttacccaggccacTAGTCGTCTTTCCCATCCACACCCTAActgagtagtgtggttgcaccCTTACATACatttagctacggtaccgtgctctaaccATAAGATCATCATAACAGGGCTCTACtttcatatatggcaatttacatcatataaaaatgtaatcatcattcatttcataaaaatgtaataTAACATACCCTGTACATAACTATGTGAAAACATCTGCTCGATACAGACTCAGTAAAAACCGATGTATCATAAACTCAACATTTAGCGGTCAcatctcatctcttggcatatagccatcatatctctcATCTCAGCTTATAGCCGTTACATTTcaatattacacaaaacctgctcatttaatgtcAACTAAAAATATACTCATTCCACAAAATTTTCTTctggtaactcatacataactcaACTACTTGAGAACATACATACTGCTACTAAAacgggaaaaatggagataatcaaccctaccgccTTTGGTTGATTTTCAAACAaatctatggtttgaaataacaactttccaaCAAGTGAAAGGTTCATAAAGATCcatactatattttaaaaatatcatatttagatttaaatggttggttttgaaaataaagtcagTTAATCGAACCCTaggcccaaaaaccctaaaaaagcTGTAACTATTTATCTAAAATCCATTTTAACATTTCAATCCATTAAGACTCGTaaacatagctgacataatatactccccttacctatttcctaaaaaCAACCCGAGACACTCGAAAATCGAACCCTAGCTTTTCTAgagatcaagaatccactccgctaaacttgtagatattcactccctaatcctcgtggtaacttctgatcattgaAACGGGCAACGGACGACAaaagatcaaagagagagagagtgtgtgtgtgtgggtgcaagttctagagagagagagggagagataatTTGATTTCTTAACTATGAAgtaattgaaaatctatttatagaccccttgacccgatcaaattcgtcgacgaaatgacaccttcgtcgatgagccacacaAGGCCGTTTGTCAACTAAGGAAGGGTCTTGTTGATGAatcctaagcctgatatttttcagACGTTCTGGgtctcttcgtcgatgaagctctgAATTTCAGTGACAAGCCTCAgaaagaccttcatcgacgagaacgtggagttcatcgatgaagcctgctgAAAATCCCCTTTTTCCTTCCTTATTTTCCTTGTTCGAGcctttacaatctcccctccttataaaaattttgtccttgaaatttgctaacggCTTTCTATCACATCATCTAAACCATCACTGCTCTAACTCTAAGAAGAgctggcggccacccacataacaGCCCCGTCCaaaatttattacctgccctcacttatgacagaggaataccgtggttacacagtgtctcgggagattacaatatccaagCATAACTCTCCCGAAGATCAACCatactatgaacatgaacaaacctACACTACCAAACATACACATAAACCACTTACTTACCATTCTGCTTACCTATCTAACTCTGAGCGTCTTTGAATaactgaggatacttctgacgtatctctgactctaGCTCTCATGAAGCCTTCTCTACTGCATGATCATGCCACAGTACCTTTACTAACGAAATTCTCTTCGTACGTAACTCCTGCTCTCTATAGTCTAGGATCTGAACTGCTATCTCCTTATATGCTAACGTGTCCCCGAGCTCCAACGACTCGTAATTGATCACATGCAAATGATCTagaacatacctcctaagcatggacacaTGGAACACATAGTAAATCCTAGACAATGCAGGTGGTAATGCTATCCTGTACGCCATCGAACCGACTCTCTCCAAAATTTCGAATGGTCTGtcgtacctagggctcagcttacccttcctaccaaaccttatcactcctttcatcggagcaatccttaaAAAAACAGCATcacccacctcgaactctaactcctGTCAGCATGTatctgcatagctcttctgcTAACTCTAAGCTGCTTTAATATATTCCCTGATGAGCTTGACCTTCTCTGAAGTCTACTGGACAAACTCTGGCCTCAATATTTATCGCTCACCATCCTCATCCCAATACCAAAGAGaacgacacctctgaccatatagtgcctcatacggtgtTATCCCGATACTGGCCTACTAACTGTTATTGTAGGCGAACTCAATTAATGGCAGATATGTATTCAAGCCATTTTTTTTTACTGTAAAATCATGTTTCTCTTATACCCCTGATAAATCTACtataacatacctatgcagcagaaaacatagaATCttaaaaccataattacaataccataattcagtattttcccaaaccatgtatacatatacatcatTCCAAAAATCCTCCACCAGACTTCCTAAACCACTCAAAAATACATCTACCTGAAACACTTACCTTGTAGACAGGGCAGTACAAAATTCCTTCTATCTCCAAGCCTAATTTGCTcgtctaattggatcacctgaaatatttaaattactaggatgagacaactcttagtaagatgaaatatgctattaccagtgtgtggcagctgagtttacatgaataatatactgttaaacaactgaaactgagataacatataaaataatatatagaatAATTCACACCTATGTAGCTTAGAATACAACAGTTTCtggattttctatttaatcatacttctagtaaTTATAAATACATCTGCTGTTTTTccgaaaatctatatatatatatacctaattGTGAAAACATCCCtagatgactgtatgtcatgatttaactcctcatgatagTGTTGTGCggccataggcgggacttaacactggttggcctactaggataagtcaactgaaatctCCCTAGTCAGATCGGCCGCCTCAACCTGGACTACCGGGTAGTCTACAGTACCTCCCAAGGCACGATCAACTACTgataaatccacacactatctgagatatgtgattgcactctgatctgaaataactatggtaccgtgctctgaaatctGAACTAAtccattagggtctaatactgtttagtactaatatatatatatatatatatatatatatatatatatatttatatcttactgttttaccatgattctatttcaactgtaataaccatagCATTGCAAAAGCTGATATGAATAACTGAAATATGTGAGaaaactgaaatatctgaatgttatggtttgtaatatgtatatcatggtatactgtaaatgttataaaaacaTCTTTCTGTTGTATATGTtgtaaatcataattctgtaaattcTATAAATCATCtttccgtatatatatatattgtaaatcatgatactttAGAAGTTGACTAAATTCTGTACTGAACtaatatttactcatgccacaaaattaaataaataagaaagccATGAACTATAATATGCTttttctaataataaaaataacatataATCTGTAGTGTTTTCCCTAATAACACATAATTTCATATCCCAAAAATACATAtgttttactgataaaatttctaaaattactagcataacatatttcccttagcTAACTGGTTAGGAGATCTGACTCCAACTTTATTCCTATACCCGCAGCATACCaaactccaaaaccctgaaataatttatatatatatattcctaattcaatcaacccaaactcagaataataactatactcgcCCTTTCCCTAGTCTCACATATCCCATTATATCCATAAAATTCCAAACTACtatttatttatcaatattacctgCTGGGATCTTCAACCCATgcctgtggtgtttggaaacccaaaaccctgaaattacaacaccctagtttaatcaactcaaatacCAGTATATTTCtatcttataattattttactccTAATCGAGCAAAGAAGGTGGTCTTTCTGGCCGAGTAAAGACAGGTGCTTTTTTAGTCAAGCAACTCCTGATCAAGCAAATATATTATCTTCTCTCGGTCGATCGGCCTTTTGGCCGAACAAAGATGCATTAATTGTCTCTTTGGCGGAGTAGCTCAACCatatttttggtggagcaatTCTTGGCTAAGCATAAATATTCTCTCCTCTTGGTCAAACAACCTTTTAGCAAAACAAATATGGATTCTCTCTTTGGACAAGTTCTAAAGAGGTTTGGTATGCAAGAATAGAATGAAATGAGATTTATTCTTATTTTGTAAAAAAGTTAGAATGGAATtaattcttatattttttttgtatatttaaaaaaaaattaaaaataaaaaattggttAATGAGGTTCTCACATATGCAGAGTCCTTTTATTCCATTCCATTATTTGGTTACATCCGAACTTGACAATCGATTTATAAATGCCAAGAATCATTGACAAATAGAACTAATTCTCTGATTCATCAACCCTCTTTTGGCCTGATCTCAATCCCTTGGATAATAAGGCCAGACTTCCAGCGGCCACTCTCCACCTCCTTCACGCTCATCTCCAGCTCCTCACCTACGTCGTTGTTGAAGAACTCGCCCAATTCAACCTCACACCACCCATCTGCCCTCGCTTTCGGAAATGATTCATCATTCAATTCGCCAGGGGCAGGTGCTCCCAACCTTAGCATGTCAAAAGCACCGCTTAACAGCCCACCACGACCAGCACGCCTCCGTATGAGACGATATTTCCTCTCCTTTCTATCCAAATAAACAGACCGGACGATATTTTCGCCACCAGTTATCCCAGCAGCGACTTCCACAGGTTGGTATTCAAATCCATTCGTTGATTCCGTCTGCTTGAAAACCAAGTAAGCAGCATACTTCGTGTCTGGTGATAGCAAGCAAGTACTTATATTGCCACAAATTTCAAGCCAACACACATTGACAAGCTCAGCCACCTCTGGAAACCTGTGCGCAGGTACATAGAGCCAACTGCTTAGAGAAGAAATAGAGCCAACTGCTCAGAGAAGAAAGGGCACAAATTACGGgggaaaaattaaataaaaaaaatggcagGGAAAAAAACTTGATGTGAGAATCGCAGACCTGGATTCTGGTAACGAAATCCACCTCCAATACATGGGAGTGTCAGCCCATACAATGGACAGGCTCCTTGGTGCTAACATGTAGCATTTCTTTCCATTCCATCTCTCTAATGAAAAGCTCTATTTAACGCAGGTGATAAAGGTATAAAATCAATAAGGGTGAGAAAATAGTACTAGCAAGCAgcaagcagagagagagagagagagagagagagcgagagagagagagagagagagaagaacattGGAAGTCAAGCATTGTTCTCAGCCAACCCCACAAGTACCAAGCACAAGAACATTGGCAGGCAGATATGGTTCTCAGCCAACTATATATTCAGAAAGGCCGCAAGCATGCCATAATGTATGCGCAGCACAAGGAACATCATGATGACCCATActtatttaaaacatacatgtCTTCCAGACCCCAACTGATGTCTTCTGAAATTCAAGTGACCGCAAGAAACTGCttaaaaaaaggattttttttttttccaatatttttGAACTTTTTGCATATCTACCACTggttcattttgagataaaaGAGAGACTCACGGTTGAGTTTGGGAGCACAGGGTTTggatcttggatttgaatttgtgcaGAGTCACAAAATTCAGTACTTATTTGTATT
It contains:
- the LOC131153055 gene encoding putative F-box protein PP2-B12 isoform X1, whose protein sequence is MMEEGNGNGGGGMDLLMLPEGCIADILSLTSPADACRLSLVSPTFLSAADSDAVWHRFLPSYCHTLISRSCSSSLFADCSSKKELFFRLCDFPFLIDEGTKSFSLERWNGKKCYMLAPRSLSIVWADTPMYWRWISLPESSWLYVPAHRFPEVAELVNVCWLEICGNISTCLLSPDTKYAAYLVFKQTESTNGFEYQPVEVAAGITGGENIVRSVYLDRKERKYRLIRRRAGRGGLLSGAFDMLRLGAPAPGELNDESFPKARADGWCEVELGEFFNNDVGEELEMSVKEVESGRWKSGLIIQGIEIRPKEG
- the LOC131153055 gene encoding putative F-box protein PP2-B12 isoform X2; the protein is MMEEGNGNGGGGMDLLMLPEGCIADILSLTSPADACRLSLVSPTFLSAADSDAVWHRFLPSYCHTLISRSCSSSLFADCSSKKELFFRLCDFPFLIDEGTKSFSLERWNGKKCYMLAPRSLSIVWADTPMYWRWISLPESRFPEVAELVNVCWLEICGNISTCLLSPDTKYAAYLVFKQTESTNGFEYQPVEVAAGITGGENIVRSVYLDRKERKYRLIRRRAGRGGLLSGAFDMLRLGAPAPGELNDESFPKARADGWCEVELGEFFNNDVGEELEMSVKEVESGRWKSGLIIQGIEIRPKEG